The Lipingzhangella halophila genome segment CCACGCGGTGGACACCCGCGTGTAGCTCGCCCGGGGGACGGACACCCCACCGGCGGAGCGGGTGCCGATCCTCCTCGGGTGGAACCCGCGGAGTCCCCTGGGCCCTTCGGCCATCCGTGCGCGGCGTCGAGCAGGCAGCGGACCTCGTGGACGCGAGGAGGGGCTCGTGCTGTACCGCACCGGCGCTGTGGTGGCGGGCGGGGCCGCCCGCGGGTTGGTGTGGCCCAGGGTTTGTTTGTGTTCCGCGGTTGCGTGGAAAGTTCACCGCGCGGCGGTTCGCCCAGGTACAAGAGCGGGCGCGGGCTTCGCGGTCATTGTGGTGTCCAAACCGAATGCTCTTGAGGGTCGTCCGTGCCTGCCGCTCCATCTCCCCTATCCCTGCCGTTCTCGCGCAACCGGGACCGCTCGACGCCGAAGCGATCGCCGACCTGCGCCCCTACCTCGCCCAGGCGCCCGGCCCTGGCTCACCGCAGTGCGCTCCGCGCGTCACGGATTCTCCGACGAAACAGGGTGCGGTACGGCTCCATTGCGCGGGCCCAGCCTGGGGAGGAGTAGCAGGCTGGCCACGAACGCAGTGGTGAGTAGGCATGCTCCGGTCAGGAAGGCGTCGTGGAAGACCATCTCGCGGGCGGCTCGCACCAGCTCGGGGTCACCGCCCGCCCATTGGGTGGGTTCGGGGACGCGGCGAAACGCCACCGTGGAGACAACGGCGAGGCCGAGTGCTCCGCCTGCTTCCTGGCTGGTGTTGATCAGCCCTGCGGCGACTCCCCCGGATTCGGTCTGTTCGATCCCGGTGAACGCTGCGACCTGGACCGGGACGAAGGATAGTCCGAGTCCTAGTCCGATCAGTAGGAAGGCGGGCAGGACGTCGGTGAGGTAGTCACCCTCGGCGGGGAGGCGCCAGAGCAACAGCAGGCCGAAGGTGGCCAAGGCGAGACCGGCCAGGAGCACCGGCTTGGCCGCGATCCGCGTCACAAGTTTGGACGCGATGCCCGCGCCAGCCGCCGTGGTGATTGCAAGCGGCAGGTAAGCCAGACCGGCCTGTGTTGGTGTGTAGTTGAGTACTTGCTGCATGAACAGGGAGGCGAAGAAGAACAGCGAGACCACGGTGCCGAGCAGCAGTACAGCGACAAGATTGGCGGCTCGCAGCGCTCGGCTCTGCAGGATCTGGGCCGGTATGAGCGGGGCGGTGGCTCGCCGCTGGTTGAGCAGGAACCCCAGGAGCAGGATGCCCGCGCCAGCGAGGCTGCCGAGCACCTCGGCAGATCCCCAGCGCGACCCGGTCTCGCTGATCGACTGGCCGAGCGCAAAGATCAGCAAGATCAGTCCCGCGGTCAGGAGGGCGGCGCCGCTGACGTTGAGGTGGGGGTGACGCTGCTGGCTGCGGCTTTCGCGCACGATCGCGGGGGCGAGGGCGGCGCCGAGCAGGCCGATGGGCACGTTGACAAAAAAGATCCAGCGCCATCCAGGGCCATCAGTGATCAGCCCTCCAAGGGTAACGCCGGCGACCGCGGCGATACCGCTGAGCGCACCCCAGGCGCCGAGGGCGCGATTGCGTTCGGCCCCTTCGGCAAAAGTACTCGTCAACAGGCTCAGGGCGGCGGTGGCGATGAAGGCCGCACCGAGACCCTGCACGCCTCGTGCGGCAATGAGCGGGATCGCGTCTTGAGCCAAGCCAGCCAGGAGCGAGGAGAGGGCGAAGATGACCAGGCCGGTCTGGAGCATACGGCGCCGACCGAAGTGGTCGGCCAACCGGCCGCACAACATCAGGAACCCGCCCAGGACCATGCCGTAGGTGGTGACCACGTACTGCAGCTGGGTCTGCGAAACGCCCAGCTCGGTCTCAATGGTCGGTAGTGCGACGTTCACGATCGACACATCAAGGAACGTCACAAATCCCGCGGTGCACAGGAACAGCAGGACCAATGCGGGGCGGTGTGGACGGGGGGCGGTGCCTTGGCGCTGCGTCGGTGAGGCGGGCGAACCCGTGGGCGACATGGGGCTTCTCCTTGGAGTCAGGGGTGATCGGACTCCTCGGCAAGGCGCGAGGAGCCGCCAGAGGTGGCGGCTCGCAACGTTAGCAACCTGTATATACTAGGTTCCTAGAAGAAAGTGACTCTCCGAAGGGAACCAAATGGCCAACACGCACACTTCCCGTACGACCATCGCCCCGGACCAGGCCTGCCCGATCAGCCCGATGGTCGACATCGTGTTCAGCCGCTGGACCACGCCGATCCTGTGGTCCCTGCATCACCACGGACGCCAGCGTTTCGTCGAGTTGCAGCACCGGATCGGCTCGATCACCTCCAAGGTCCTGACCCAGCGACTGCGGCAGATGGAACGCGACGGCCTCGTGCGGCGCACCTACCACCCCGAGATCCCGCCCCGAGTCGAGTACAACATCACCGAACTCGGCAGCAGCCTCGAACCCGTGTTCGCCACCCTCGGACACTGGTGGGAAGCCCACGCGGAGAAGGTCGAACTCGCTCGCGAAGAGTTCGACAACGCTGACAGGTGAACGCAGCCGGCATCAGCCGCGATCTTCCCGGCCGGACTTCCGTACCCGTAGCCAACCCCGCTGATCCCGAAAAGTGAACACTGTACGGCCCAGCGGGAGCCAGGCCACCACGGCCAGCAGCCCCACCGAGACCGCCGCGATCCAGAACGGGACCGAGAGAGCCGCGCACCCCGCCAAGAACCCACCCGCCAGAGCTCCCGGTGAACCGCGACGGGTGAAGGGTCCCGCCTTCGAGGGCTGGTCGTGGAGTACGCCCCCCCGACCGGCCCGTGGCACTCGAACACGCAGCGGAGCGGAGCTGCACAGCAAACCGAGCCTAGCCGTTGGCCCGCGTCCGCCGCCGACGTGCCCGGAACAGCAGTACGAGGGCAAGGCCGAGCAGGGACCAGGCGGCCGGGACCGCCAGGGAGGTCGTGGTCGCGGCGCCGTCGAAGTAGACAGCCCCGCGGAGCGCATCGAGCCCGGCCGCAGGTTGGAGGTACGGTCCGCCCCCAGGCTCTGGCGGTGCTGGCCGGAGGCTCGGCACTGGTGGCCATCCCCTCGCCCGCGGACACGAACGCCTCTGTCGGACCGGCCCTCAGGGAGCACGCCCGGACAGCCTGATCACGCCGTTGCCGGGATGAGCTACCCCCAATGGACTATGACCGTCTGCTACAAGGCAGCGCCGCGCGTTGCACACGTGTCGTTCGGCGCGCTGGGCACCTAGCGGTATGGAGCGGCCCGCGGAAGGCGGCGGCTCTCAGGTTGGGGCTCCGTAGCGGGCGGCAATCGCGGCGGCGCTGTCGCGCAGGGAGGTGCGCAACGACTGCGGGGCCAGGGCTTCCGCGTCCGTGGTGAGCTGCCACAGCGCCCACTCGGCGTGTCGTGAATCTTGGAAGGTCACCTCCAGCCGCAGCCAGCCGTCTGCGTCGGGATCCTCGGCGCGGACGGCCAGCGCGGTGCTCACCAGATCTTCCCGCCGCGCCGGGTTCACCCGTACCAGCGCGGTGATTTGGTCACCGCCGGACAGAAACTGCGCGCAGCGTTCCCGCCAGATCCGGTCCAGATCGACCCGGTTGGGTCGCTGCGCCGGTTCGGGCAGTTCCTCGGCGGCCAACACCCGCGACAGCCGGTAGGTGCGCTCCGTGCCAGACCTTGTGGCCAGCAGGTAGCCCCGGTCGCGTACGGTGACCAGGCCGATCGGGTCCACCGTGCGCCACTGTGGTGTCTGGTCCGCGGCCGCGTAGTGGATGCGCAGCTTACGTCCGGCGAGCACCGCGCGCCGGACCTCGCTCATCGTGGTGGCGGGTACCTCCTCAGTGGCCAGCCGGCGTGAGAGCAGGTCGGTCTCCGGGTCGATGAGAAACCGCTGGGCCGCGTCGCTCGCGGTGGCCCGATGGCTTTCGGGCAGCGCACCAGCCACCTTGCGCATGGCCGAAGCGAGCGCCGAGCCGAGGCCGAATACCTGCTCGCCGCGCCCCGATCCGGCGGCCAGCAAGGCAATGGCCTCGTCGTGGTTCAGCCCGGTGAGCTCGGTCTGGAAACCGGGCAACAACGCGAAACCGCCGTGCCGGCCGCGTTCGGCGTAGACCGGCACGCCGGCCGCGGACAGCGCCTCGATGTCGCGCAGCACGGTGCGGGTGGATACCTCCAGCTCGCGGGCCAGCGTGGCCGCAGTCAGGTGACCGCGCTGGCGCAGCAACAGCACCAGCGAGACCAACCGGTCAGCGCGCATATGAAGAATTTATCGGAAAAACACGACCAAGGATGTCGTGATTTGCCGGGAAGCTTATGAACACGACGTCGAAGATGCTGGCTACCGAGCCGATGGGCGTACGCACCCCGATGAACCGAATGGAGCTGATGTGGCAATAGAACGCACGGCGGTCAACCCGTGGACGTGGTCGGTGGAGATGGGCTACAACCAGGGTGAGATCGTCTCCGGGCACACCCGGACCCTGTACTGCGCCGGGCAGACCGCGATGGACGGCGACGGCAAGCCCCAGCATGCCGGTGACATGGCGGCGCAGCTGGCGCTGAGCCTCGACAACCTGGAGGCCGTTCTCGGCGAGGCCGACATGTCCCTCGCGAACCTCGTCCGGCTCAACGTCTACACCACCGACGTCGATCTGCTTTTCCAACACTACGGCGCGCTGGCATCGCGGTTGGGCACCGCCGGGGTGGCACCGACCACCACGATGCTCGGGGTGACACGGCTGGCGATCCCCGTCCTGATGGTCGAGCTTGAGGGGACCGCCGCCGCGTGATGCGACCTCGCCGCCTCCGGCGGGGCACCCGGTCGAACCGGCACGGGTAGCAGGCAGGTGGGTGATTTCCGGTGCTCAGAATGGTGGCAATCGGCGTCTACGGCTTCGGCGGCGAGTCCTTCCTGCGACGACTGCGGCACGCGGACGCCCGCCTGCTACTCGACGTACGCCTTCGACGAGAGCCTGGAGTCCCGCGTACCCCTGGAGAAGGTGATTGGCCAGCCGCGGCTCGACCAGGGCGCGTGCCTGGAACGCCATACCGACACGCAGCCCCGCTTCCTGTTCGGGTGTGGAGCCGAGCAGATGGGACGCGCCCAGGCTCCCGGGATCACCGGGCGTAGCGGCTCCAGCCCGACTACGGCACCGTCCGCCATCCGATCCCCTTTTCTTCCTGGTCGGTCGGCGGTCGCAGGAACGAAGCCGGCGGGCAGGTGAGGCGGGCTTGGAGTTCGTGCGTCCCGGGTCGGCAAGTACTTTACTGATACTCCGCCCTGCTCCCGCGTAGACCACGACATGACCACCCGTGGAAGCGGCGGCCGCACTCGGGGGTGTGCTGGCGCGCTGCGGTCAGCGTTCGAAGGCCAGAACCCGCGCGCCGGTCTTGTCGCACCAGTAGAGCCCCCAGTGGCACAGGGCGTCGAGAAGCCCCTGGAGCCGTTCACGCTCGGACTCGGCCACGTCGTAGATCACCTTCGGGGCAGCCTGGTCGAAGACGGTGCGGGTGATCACCCTGTCGGCCTCGAGTTCGCGAAGCTGCTGGGTCAGCATCTTCTGGCTGATACCCGGCAGGAGCCGCCGCAGCTCGCCGGTACGCCGCGGGCGCTGCAGAAGGTAGAACAGCAGCGGCAGCTTCCACTTCCCACCAAGCACCTCCACAGGGGCGTCGACAGGGCATCCGTAGATCGGGGGTGATGGGGTCATGGCCAGCCACACTCCATGGGCACCAAAAGGTGCGTACTGGTATTGGGGGGCGGTTAGAGATTTCATGTTCCCATGACGACAGGGATCGAACGCTTCGAGGGCACGGTCATGGCCGTGAACTCCTTTCTCCTGCACGCCCCCGACGGACTCCTCGTGGTCGACGGCCAGCTCACCGTCTCGGACGCGAGCGCGTTGCGGGACAGGATCGCGACCATCGCGAGACCGGTCGCGGCCGTGCTCGTGACCCATCCCCATCCCGACCACTACGCGGGCGCGGCGGTCGCGGTCGGCGAATCCGTACCGATCTACGCGACGGCCGCGGTGGATGCGGTGATCCGCCGCGATGACACGGAGAAGGACGCCATTGTCGGATCCTTGATGGGCCGGGAGTGGCCGACGCGCCGCCGCTTCCCCGACCATGTACTGGAAAGCGGGTCCTCGGTGCGCCTGGCCGGAGCCGACCTCACGGTCGAGGACCTCGGCCCGGGGGAGTCGCACGCCGACAGTGTGTGGAAGCTCGGCGACGACTGGTTCATCGGCGATGTGCTCTGCCACGGCACCCACGCCTACCTCGCCGATGGTGAGTACGAGGGGTGGATCGCCACCCTGGCCGCGCTGTCGGAGCGGGCCGGACCGCGGACGCGCCTGCTCCCGGGCCACGGCGTACCGGCCCACCGCGACGCCCTCGCCGGGCAACGCGAATATGTGCGGACCTTCGTCGACGCCGTCGCCGCCGCGCTCGGCCTCGATCCCACCGACAGGGCCGAGGCCGTCATGGCACGGATGAGCGGGCTGGTCGACGATGAACGGCTGCGCTTCCTCACCGAGCTGAGCATCGAACCCGTCGCCCAGCGGATGGCGACCCCCAACGGACAGGACGTCCCCGCATGAGCGAGTTCCACACCGAAGCGCTGAGCTTCACCGTCGGCGCGTCGAACGTCGCGGCCGTGCTCCGCAGCCCACGCGGTGGCCAACGGGTGCCGGGGGTGGTGCTCACCGGCCCGTTCACCGGGGTCAAGGAGCAGGTCGTGGCTACCTACGCCGAACTGCTCTCCGCCGCGGGCCTGGCGACCCTGGTTTTCGACCACCGCGGTTTCGGAGGGAGCGAGGGTGAGCCGCGCCAGCACGAGGACAGCACCGGCAAGTTGGCCGACCTGCGTACCGCCACCAGTGTCCTGGCCGCACAATCCGCGGTCGACCCGGAGCGGCTGGGATGCGTGGGCATCTGCCTCGGTGGCGGCTACGCCCTGAGGCACAGCGCCTTCGATCCGCGCATCCGCGCCTCCGCCTTCGTGGCCGCCGCGTTCAACGACCCGCGGGTGATGCGCGAGGGGATGGGTGAGGAGTCCTACCGCGCGGCCATGGCCGAGTTCGCCGCACTCGACCAGCGCCACCATGACACCGGCGAGGTGGCCTACGTTCCGGCTGTCTCCCCTGACGGCGGGGAGGCGGCCATGCCGGGCCGCGAGCCCTGGGAGTACTACGGCACCGAACGCTCGGCGGCCGGCCCCGGTTGGCACAACAGGGTGACCCGCTCCTCGATCCGCGAGTTGCTGACGTTCGACGCGGCAATGGGCGCCGACTTCCTCGCCCCGACACCGGCGCTCTTCGTGCACGGCCGCCGGGACGACTTCTGCTCGCCGCGGGCGGCGCAGACCGTCTATGACCGGGTGCGGTCCGCACAAAAGGAGTTCTGCTGGTTCGACACCACCAACCACATCGATCTCTACGACCAGCCCGCCTATGTCGAACCCGCCGCCGCGCGGGTGGCGTCCTGGTTCACCGAGCACCTCTGAACAGGCGCGGCGGTACCCAGCGGCCCCGCCTCCCAAGTGCGGCGCCGCACGCCCACGGCACGGGCCGTTTTCGACGCGTACGCCTCCGGAGGGGCCCTTCGGTCCAGGGGTCGGTGCGCCACCGTCGCCGGCGCGATGGCCGCCGTGGAACGGCTTTCCGGGTTCGTTTTCGGCGAGCGCGGGAAGCTGGGGTTCCAGGCCGCCTAGGAGGAAGGGTGCTCGCCGGCCGCCTCGGCCCCGAGTTCCTTGGCCGCCATCTCGCGGAGCGCCACCTTGCGCACCTTACCGCTGACCGTCATCGGGAACGCGTCTTGCGTCCGTACGTAACGGGGGATCTTGTAGTGCGCGAGCTGCCCCCGGCAGAACGCGCTGATCTCCTCCGCGGTTGGCGGGTCCTCGGCTTCCACCGGGATCACGCAGGCCATGATTTCCTCGCCGTACCTGTCGTCGGGCACGCCGATCACCTGGACATCATAGATCTTGGGGTGGCGGTGCAGGAACTCCTCGATCTCGCGCGGGTAGACGTTCTCCCCACCCCGGATGATCATGTCCTTGATGCGGCCGACGATCGAGAGGTAATCGTCCTCGCGCATGACCGCCAGGTCCCCCGTGTGCATCCAGCGAGCCGCATCGATGACCTGCGCGGTCTCTTCGGGGGCCGCCCAGTAGCCGAGCATGACCGAGTATCCCCGGGTGCACAGTTCGCCGGCCGCACCGCGGGGAACCGTCGTCCCGGTCGCGGGGTCAACGACCTTGACCTCCAGATGCGGGAGGACGCGGCCCACGGTTCCGGTGCGGCGTTCCACGTTGTCGTCCCGGCGCGTCTGCGTGGACACCGGAGAGGTCTCGGTCATGCCGTAGCAGATCGCCACCTCCTCCATGTGCATCTCGGACATCACCCGCTTCATGACCTCCGTTGGGCAGGGGGACCCGGCCATGATCCCGGTCCGCAGGCTGGTCAGGGTGTAGTCGTCGAAGTCCGGCAAGCCGAGCTCGGAGATGAACATGGTCGGGACCCCGTACAGCGCGGTCACTCTCTCCTGCTCAACAGCGCGAAGGGTCGCGGCCGGCTCGAATGACGGCGCCGGGATGACGATGCACGCCCCGTGGCTGGTCGCGCCCAGGTTGCCCATCACCATGCCGAAGCAGTGGTAAAAGGGCACGGGCAGGCACACCCGGTCCTGCTCGGAGTAGCCCATCAGCTCGCCGACGAAGTAGCCGTTGTTGAGGATGTTGTGGTGCGAGAGGGTCGCGCCCTTGGGAAACCCGGTCGTGCCGGACGTGTACTGGATGTTGATCGGATCGTCGCAGCTCAACCGCGCGGCGCGGTCAGTGGCGCGGGAGGAGTCGACCTCGGCCGCGCGCGAGAGCAGCCGGTCCCAGCTCGGATCACCCGGATACACCACCTCGCGCAACGCGGGACACTCCCCGCGGCTCTCCTCGATCATCGCCCGGTAGTCGCTGGACTTGTGCTGCTGGGCCGAGACCAGCAGACACACACCGGACTGGTTCAACGCGTAGACCAGTTCCTGGCGCTGGTAGGCCGGGTTGAGGTTCACCAGGATGGCGCCGATTTTGGCGGTCGCGTACTGGACCAGCACCCACTCCGGGGTGTTGGGCGACCAGATCCCGACACGCTCGCCCTTGCCGATCCCGAGCGCCACGAGCCCGCGCGCCACCTCTTCGACGGAAGCGCCCAGCTCGGCGTAGGTCCAGCGCCGGCCGCTGGCGCAGTCCACCAACGCCTCCCGGTCGCCGAAACGCGCCACCGCCCGGTCGAGGTTCTCACCGATCGTCTCGCCCAGCAGAGGAACGTCGGACACGCCGCTGATGTAGGAGTTCATGGTCGGCTCCCTCGCTGTGGTCGGGTGCGGCGACGCCGCTCACGTCTGTGCGCACAACCCGCATGCTGGGCGGTGTGGCAGGTCCCGCGCTACCCCCGGACGGGGGTAGCGCGCGGTACGGACGCCGGCGTCTGGTCAAGCCAGCAAACCCAGCCGTCGGGC includes the following:
- a CDS encoding MFS transporter; its protein translation is MSPTGSPASPTQRQGTAPRPHRPALVLLFLCTAGFVTFLDVSIVNVALPTIETELGVSQTQLQYVVTTYGMVLGGFLMLCGRLADHFGRRRMLQTGLVIFALSSLLAGLAQDAIPLIAARGVQGLGAAFIATAALSLLTSTFAEGAERNRALGAWGALSGIAAVAGVTLGGLITDGPGWRWIFFVNVPIGLLGAALAPAIVRESRSQQRHPHLNVSGAALLTAGLILLIFALGQSISETGSRWGSAEVLGSLAGAGILLLGFLLNQRRATAPLIPAQILQSRALRAANLVAVLLLGTVVSLFFFASLFMQQVLNYTPTQAGLAYLPLAITTAAGAGIASKLVTRIAAKPVLLAGLALATFGLLLLWRLPAEGDYLTDVLPAFLLIGLGLGLSFVPVQVAAFTGIEQTESGGVAAGLINTSQEAGGALGLAVVSTVAFRRVPEPTQWAGGDPELVRAAREMVFHDAFLTGACLLTTAFVASLLLLPRLGPRNGAVPHPVSSENP
- a CDS encoding winged helix-turn-helix transcriptional regulator → MANTHTSRTTIAPDQACPISPMVDIVFSRWTTPILWSLHHHGRQRFVELQHRIGSITSKVLTQRLRQMERDGLVRRTYHPEIPPRVEYNITELGSSLEPVFATLGHWWEAHAEKVELAREEFDNADR
- a CDS encoding helix-turn-helix transcriptional regulator — encoded protein: MRADRLVSLVLLLRQRGHLTAATLARELEVSTRTVLRDIEALSAAGVPVYAERGRHGGFALLPGFQTELTGLNHDEAIALLAAGSGRGEQVFGLGSALASAMRKVAGALPESHRATASDAAQRFLIDPETDLLSRRLATEEVPATTMSEVRRAVLAGRKLRIHYAAADQTPQWRTVDPIGLVTVRDRGYLLATRSGTERTYRLSRVLAAEELPEPAQRPNRVDLDRIWRERCAQFLSGGDQITALVRVNPARREDLVSTALAVRAEDPDADGWLRLEVTFQDSRHAEWALWQLTTDAEALAPQSLRTSLRDSAAAIAARYGAPT
- a CDS encoding RidA family protein, whose amino-acid sequence is MERTAVNPWTWSVEMGYNQGEIVSGHTRTLYCAGQTAMDGDGKPQHAGDMAAQLALSLDNLEAVLGEADMSLANLVRLNVYTTDVDLLFQHYGALASRLGTAGVAPTTTMLGVTRLAIPVLMVELEGTAAA
- a CDS encoding winged helix-turn-helix transcriptional regulator, which gives rise to MTPSPPIYGCPVDAPVEVLGGKWKLPLLFYLLQRPRRTGELRRLLPGISQKMLTQQLRELEADRVITRTVFDQAAPKVIYDVAESERERLQGLLDALCHWGLYWCDKTGARVLAFER
- a CDS encoding MBL fold metallo-hydrolase, producing MTTGIERFEGTVMAVNSFLLHAPDGLLVVDGQLTVSDASALRDRIATIARPVAAVLVTHPHPDHYAGAAVAVGESVPIYATAAVDAVIRRDDTEKDAIVGSLMGREWPTRRRFPDHVLESGSSVRLAGADLTVEDLGPGESHADSVWKLGDDWFIGDVLCHGTHAYLADGEYEGWIATLAALSERAGPRTRLLPGHGVPAHRDALAGQREYVRTFVDAVAAALGLDPTDRAEAVMARMSGLVDDERLRFLTELSIEPVAQRMATPNGQDVPA
- a CDS encoding alpha/beta hydrolase translates to MSEFHTEALSFTVGASNVAAVLRSPRGGQRVPGVVLTGPFTGVKEQVVATYAELLSAAGLATLVFDHRGFGGSEGEPRQHEDSTGKLADLRTATSVLAAQSAVDPERLGCVGICLGGGYALRHSAFDPRIRASAFVAAAFNDPRVMREGMGEESYRAAMAEFAALDQRHHDTGEVAYVPAVSPDGGEAAMPGREPWEYYGTERSAAGPGWHNRVTRSSIRELLTFDAAMGADFLAPTPALFVHGRRDDFCSPRAAQTVYDRVRSAQKEFCWFDTTNHIDLYDQPAYVEPAAARVASWFTEHL
- a CDS encoding AMP-binding protein, with protein sequence MNSYISGVSDVPLLGETIGENLDRAVARFGDREALVDCASGRRWTYAELGASVEEVARGLVALGIGKGERVGIWSPNTPEWVLVQYATAKIGAILVNLNPAYQRQELVYALNQSGVCLLVSAQQHKSSDYRAMIEESRGECPALREVVYPGDPSWDRLLSRAAEVDSSRATDRAARLSCDDPINIQYTSGTTGFPKGATLSHHNILNNGYFVGELMGYSEQDRVCLPVPFYHCFGMVMGNLGATSHGACIVIPAPSFEPAATLRAVEQERVTALYGVPTMFISELGLPDFDDYTLTSLRTGIMAGSPCPTEVMKRVMSEMHMEEVAICYGMTETSPVSTQTRRDDNVERRTGTVGRVLPHLEVKVVDPATGTTVPRGAAGELCTRGYSVMLGYWAAPEETAQVIDAARWMHTGDLAVMREDDYLSIVGRIKDMIIRGGENVYPREIEEFLHRHPKIYDVQVIGVPDDRYGEEIMACVIPVEAEDPPTAEEISAFCRGQLAHYKIPRYVRTQDAFPMTVSGKVRKVALREMAAKELGAEAAGEHPSS